CATTCTTAATAACCAAAGAATTTTCCACTAATTTACGGTCATTTAGACGAATTGTCCGTGCAAAAGGATAATAAACTGGCGAATTAATCAGCACCGCATCGCCTTTTTCAGTAAAAGCCTGAATAGCAACTGAAATGGCAGGAACAACACCATCAATGAAAGAAATGTCATCTTTGGTGATGTTGTAGCCGTGTTCTTTTCTTTCCCAATCAATCACTGATTGATAAAGAGAATCCTTAAAATAATTATAGCCAAAGAGGTGTTCTTGTCCATAATCGATAACCGCTTCTTTAATTTCTGGAACAGGCAAAAAATCCATATCAGCAACCCAAAGTTGAAGCAAATCAGGGTCATTTTCAGACGTCTGCCATTTATATGTGAAATGTGTTAGGCGATTTGGTCTCGTTGTAAAATCATATGTTCCCATACTAAGCCTCCAATGCGTGTTTTAGGTCATCAATTAAATCTTCAACATCTTCGATTCCAATAGATAAGCGCAATAAATCATTGGTTAATCCGTAAGATAAACGAACCTCTTCAGGAATGTCTGCGTGTGTTTGGGTTCTTGGGTAAGTGATTAAACTTTCCACACCACCAAGACTTTCTGCAAATGTAATAATATCAAGACTATTGATAATATCTGGAATCTTACTTTCATCAACCACTCTGAAAGAAATCATGCCACCTTTACCCGTATAAAGCACTTCTTTAACAGCAGGTAATTTTTCCAAAAATGCAACAATCTCACGCGCATTTTCAGTTGATTTTTCCATGCGAAGTTTAAGAGTTTTTAACCCACGCATTAACATATAAGAATCAAATGGTGATAAAGTTGGACCAGTCGTATTGAGATTGTAGAAAAGTTTGTCATATGTCTCTTTGTCGTTTGTAATCACAACGCCTGCTAAGACATCATTATGTCCTGCCAAATATTTTGTGGCTGAATGCACAACAATATCAGCTCCAAGTGGAATTGGATTTTGATAAATTGGGCTGTAAAAAGTATTGTCCACAATAAGCTTAACCCCCTTGGCATGAGCCGCATTCGCCACTTTTTCAATGTCAAATTCAACCATTAGTGGATTCGTTGGAGTCTCAATGTAAACAATATCCGTGTCATCAGAAATTGCTGCTAAAAGCTCTGCTTCTGTATTGGTGTATTCAAACGAAAAACGCCCTTCTCTTTCTTTATCATTGAACCAACGGAAAGAGCCACCATATAAGTCACGTGCGGCAACTACTTTGGCTCCAACAGGAAAAATTTCAAAGGCTAAAACAATAGCACTCATACCAGATGACGTTGCAAGTGCATAATCTGCTTTTTCAATCGCTGCAAGTGTCTTTTCAAGTGTTGCGCGTGTTGGGTTTTGCGTTCTTGTGTAATCAAAACCTGTTGATTTTCCAAACTCTGGGTGTTGATAAGTTGTGGAAAAATGAATAGGTGCTGCTAACGCTCCTGTCGCTTCATCTGATTTTATTCCTGCATGTGCTAAAATAGTTGCCAATCTACAATCACTTTTCATGGTGTCTCCCCCTCCAAACATATCACTACCAGCTATACTGGTCTATTAAAATTTATAAACTATTCTATCATTTATTCGTTGAAATGCATGACTTTTTCGTTATTCTATTTCTTGATAATCGGCTATAAGTAAAAACTATAACTAAAAAAACAGTCCACTGGACTGTTTTTTTACGAGCCTTGAAATAAAGAAGCGAGTCAATCCAGTGGACGTTTTTTCATGAGCTTAGAAACAAGAAAGCGATTTTTTCATCATTCTAAATGTAGTTTTTGGCGGAGTGCTTTTGCTCTGCCACCAATTAATTTATCAAGCAGACGAGTTACCAAAGCAAGGAAGCCGTAAGCAAGCACACCTAAAGCACCAACAAGCACAATATAAACAACACTACCGACACGTGTCGTTGGGCTAACAATAAAATGAAGTCCAACGGTTGCTATGGCAATAATAACACCCATAATAACTGTTAAAATACTAACAAGAAGAATTCCTTGCCACAAAGCTTTATGGTTAAAGCGTGTCACTTCATGAATACGCTTATACATCAGAATAATTGGTATTGTTAAACCAATGGCTGTTGATAAAAGTGGGCCATAAGCGTGGAAGAAATAGATAAACGGAATTTGCAAAACAATCTTAATAATTAAACCGTAACCAAAATATCGAATAGCTTTGCGATTTTCAAATAAGGCTTGAAGCATAGGCGCTAAAAGGCTATAAAGTGCTAAGAAAATTACTTGCACCAAGGCACCTATAAATAGCCAAAGGGCTGTGCTATTTGGCGCACCGTAGAAAAGCGTATAGACTGGTTGTGCTAAAATAATCGCCCCAAGCATTGCTGGGAAAAGCACCATACACAGCATTTGCAAACTATTAATAACCAAATGCGCTGCTGCTTTTTTGTCTTTATTAACAAAGTTTTCTGTCAAAAGGGGAATACCAGCTCCACCGATGGCAGTAGCCAAAGAAATCAAAATCATCGTTACTTTATTTGGATTACTTGACAAATAAGCATATAAAATTTGCAATTCTTTGGTCGTATGCGACGTAAACAACTTCATTGTGTTGATAAATGACAACTGGTCAACAATCTGGAAGAGTTGAATCGCTGCTCCTGTAATGATAAACGGAATAGCTTCTTTTATCGTTTCAATGATAATCGCATTGGCATCAATATCAACATCATTATTTCCTGCAGAGAAAATAGCTTGCAACTTACCCTCGCGCCAAAGGAAGAAAAGGAGAACAAGGACACTAGCAATCATTCCGATAAAAGCAGCAAACGTTGATTGAACAACGGCTGAAACATAATCACCAGAGCCAATTTTCATAATCATGAAAGCCGTTAAAAGCATCCAGATAACACGGATAATTTGCTCTGCAATTTGGCTCATGGCATAAGGTTTTAAATTATTAAATCCTTGGAAAAAGCCACGTAGAACACTCATTGACGGGAAAAGCACGAGTGCCCAAGATAGACTTTTCATAACACGAACCAAATCAGCTCCGCCACCACTCCAAGCAGCTAGAATTGGTGAGCCAATGTACATAATCGCCGCAAAAATAAGCCCCAATACCAAGGTCAATCTTAAAATTTTACGTAATAAATAATAACTAGTATCTTCTTGACCTAACGTATTATACTTGGAAACCTGTTTAGCAATGGCAACAGGAATTCCCGCGGTTGAGATGAGTAGAAAAACGGCGTAAATATTATAGCCCATTCCAAAAAGTGCATTGGCTTGCTCACCGTGAGTCCCCATCCAAGCATACCAAGGGATAATGTAGAAAGCACCCAAAAGGCGACTAATAAAGTTTGACGCTGTCAACCATGCCGCCCCGCGCACCATCTGTTGCTGCTGTGTCATATTTGTTTTATTTTCAGACATAGTATTCTTCCTAATTTTTAAAATAAGCGTTGCTTTTTATTATAAACTTTTGATTGTGACTTGTAAAATAAAGACATTAAGTCTAAAATAGAGAGTATGATTACACTTGAAAAAACCCTCGACATTCTGAAAAATGACCATAATTTTCGCGAAATTATTTTCCATAATCACTATTCTTTAGATTGGAAAGAAAATCCAAGTTTTTCTAAGATTAGTTTTGATAGTCGCGAAGCAGATAAATCAACACTTTTCTTTGCCAAAGGTACGGCCTTTAAAAAAGAGTATCTTGAGCAAGCAATTAAAAATGGCTTGACTTTCTATGTTAGCCAAGTTGATTATGAGCTTGATATTCCAGCAATTATCGTTACTGATATCAAAAAAGCCATGAGCTTAATCGCCATGGAATTTTATGGTCATCCAGAAAATGATTTGAAAATCATTGCTTTTACGGGAACAAAAGGGAAAACAACTGCTGCTTATTTTGCCTACAATATCTTGAAACAAAGCCACCGAACTGCGATGTTTTCAACCATGAATACAACTTTGGACGGCAAAACTTTCTTTAAATCAAAATTAACAACGCCTGAAAGTCTTGACCTTTTCAAAATGATGGCAACAGCTGTCCAAAATGGCATGACACACCTTATCATGGAGGTTTCTAGTCAAGCTTATCTGGTTAAACGTGTTTATGGATTGACTTTTGATGTCGGAGTATTTCTCAATATCAGTCCAGACCATATTGGACCGATTGAACACCCAACATTTGAAGATTATTTCTACCACAAACGTCTTTTAATGGCAAATAGCAAAGCTGTGGTTGTCAATGCAGGAATGGATTACTTTGACGTTGTCGCACAACAAGTTGCCAATACTCCTCATGATTTTTACGGCAAGGGTTCTGATAATACGATCGAAAATGGTAGAGCTTTTGATTTTGATGTGACTGGCAAATTAGCAGGACATTATGATATTCAACTCATTGGCTCATTTAACAAAGAAAATGCGGTTGCTGCTGGTCTTGCTTGTCTGCGTTTGGGAACAAGTCTAGCTGACATTCAAAAAGGAATTGCGCAAACAAGTGTCCCTGGTCGCATGGAAGTCATTACGCAAACTAATGGTGCTAAAGTCTTTGTCGATTATGCACACAATGGTGACAGTCTTGAAAAACTGTTATCTGTCGTTGAAGAACACCAAAAAGGCGACCTTTACCTGATTCTTGGTGCAACTGGTAATAAGGGAGAAAGCCGTCGTGCTGACTTTGCTCGTGTCATCAATGCTCATCCAAATATTCACGTTATCTTAACAGCTGATGACCCTAATTACGAAGACCCACAAGCTATTGCCGAAGAAATTGCTAGTCAAGTGACACGTCCACTTGACATTCAAGTTGACCGTGAAAAGGCTATTTCACAAGCTATGGCACGAACTAATAATGAGACAGATGCTGTTATTATCGCTGGAAAAGGAGCTGACGCTTATCAAATCGTAAACGGTGAACGCACAGCTTATGCTGGTGATTTGAATATCGCCAAAAACTACCTTAATTAGAACAATTTTAAGTATTATTTTGAATGATTCTAATCACTAAAATGTAATAAAAATATTTAAACAAAAGGCTTTTCAGAGGCCTTTTTTCTTGTTACAATAAGAAAACAATTCTCGATTTAGGGACTTGTTTTTTGGAAGAAAAATTCCCCTAAAATGATTTTGAAAAGAGGTCAATTATGTCAGATATTTACGCTGAAAACATCTCAGTAGTTTACGATGATAAAGTGATTATCAATGACTTATCTGTTACCATAGCAAAACAAAAAATCACGACAATTATCGGTGCCAATGGTTGTGGTAAATCAACTTTATTAAAAGCTTTAACACGCATTCATGCCCTTAAAGCTGGTCAAGTATTTGTTGACGGAGAAGCAATTGCTCATTTACCTACTAAAGAAATCGC
This sequence is a window from Streptococcus macedonicus ACA-DC 198. Protein-coding genes within it:
- the metB gene encoding Cystathionine gamma-synthase, with the protein product MKSDCRLATILAHAGIKSDEATGALAAPIHFSTTYQHPEFGKSTGFDYTRTQNPTRATLEKTLAAIEKADYALATSSGMSAIVLAFEIFPVGAKVVAARDLYGGSFRWFNDKEREGRFSFEYTNTEAELLAAISDDTDIVYIETPTNPLMVEFDIEKVANAAHAKGVKLIVDNTFYSPIYQNPIPLGADIVVHSATKYLAGHNDVLAGVVITNDKETYDKLFYNLNTTGPTLSPFDSYMLMRGLKTLKLRMEKSTENAREIVAFLEKLPAVKEVLYTGKGGMISFRVVDESKIPDIINSLDIITFAESLGGVESLITYPRTQTHADIPEEVRLSYGLTNDLLRLSIGIEDVEDLIDDLKHALEA
- a CDS encoding Membrane protein involved in the export of O-antigen, teichoic acid lipoteichoic acids yields the protein MSENKTNMTQQQQMVRGAAWLTASNFISRLLGAFYIIPWYAWMGTHGEQANALFGMGYNIYAVFLLISTAGIPVAIAKQVSKYNTLGQEDTSYYLLRKILRLTLVLGLIFAAIMYIGSPILAAWSGGGADLVRVMKSLSWALVLFPSMSVLRGFFQGFNNLKPYAMSQIAEQIIRVIWMLLTAFMIMKIGSGDYVSAVVQSTFAAFIGMIASVLVLLFFLWREGKLQAIFSAGNNDVDIDANAIIIETIKEAIPFIITGAAIQLFQIVDQLSFINTMKLFTSHTTKELQILYAYLSSNPNKVTMILISLATAIGGAGIPLLTENFVNKDKKAAAHLVINSLQMLCMVLFPAMLGAIILAQPVYTLFYGAPNSTALWLFIGALVQVIFLALYSLLAPMLQALFENRKAIRYFGYGLIIKIVLQIPFIYFFHAYGPLLSTAIGLTIPIILMYKRIHEVTRFNHKALWQGILLVSILTVIMGVIIAIATVGLHFIVSPTTRVGSVVYIVLVGALGVLAYGFLALVTRLLDKLIGGRAKALRQKLHLE
- the murE gene encoding UDP-N-acetylmuramoylalanyl-D-glutamate--L-lysine ligase gives rise to the protein MITLEKTLDILKNDHNFREIIFHNHYSLDWKENPSFSKISFDSREADKSTLFFAKGTAFKKEYLEQAIKNGLTFYVSQVDYELDIPAIIVTDIKKAMSLIAMEFYGHPENDLKIIAFTGTKGKTTAAYFAYNILKQSHRTAMFSTMNTTLDGKTFFKSKLTTPESLDLFKMMATAVQNGMTHLIMEVSSQAYLVKRVYGLTFDVGVFLNISPDHIGPIEHPTFEDYFYHKRLLMANSKAVVVNAGMDYFDVVAQQVANTPHDFYGKGSDNTIENGRAFDFDVTGKLAGHYDIQLIGSFNKENAVAAGLACLRLGTSLADIQKGIAQTSVPGRMEVITQTNGAKVFVDYAHNGDSLEKLLSVVEEHQKGDLYLILGATGNKGESRRADFARVINAHPNIHVILTADDPNYEDPQAIAEEIASQVTRPLDIQVDREKAISQAMARTNNETDAVIIAGKGADAYQIVNGERTAYAGDLNIAKNYLN